The region AATATTGTTGCAATTAGACCTTTAAGAGACGGTGTAATATCAGATTTTGAAATCACACAAAAAATGCTAAAACATTTTATCAATAAAGCTATAGGTAAAATGCTTTTTAAACCTAGGATAATAGTATGCGTTCCAAGTGGAGTAACAGAGGTTGAGAAAAAGGCAGTAATAGATGCAAGCAATCAAGCTGGTGCTAGAAAGACTTATCTTATAGAAGAACCTATTGCAGCAGCTATTGGAGCGGAACTAGACATATCTAAACCAACAGGAAATATGGTAATAGACATTGGCGGTGGAACAACAGATATAGCAGTTATATCTCTAGGTGGTATAGTTGTTAGCAAATCAATTAAAGTAGCTGGTGACAAGTTTGATGAAGCTATAATAAAATACATAAGGAAGAAGCATAATATGATGATCGGTGAACGTACTGCAGAAGATTTAAAGATAAGAATCGGTACTGCTTTTCCTAGAGAAAAGGAAGTATATATGGATGTAAGAGGTAGAAATTTAGTTTCTGGT is a window of Caloranaerobacter ferrireducens DNA encoding:
- a CDS encoding rod shape-determining protein; translation: MLGFRTDIGIDLGTANVLVYIKGKGIVLKEPSVVAIDKNTNKVLAVGEEARRMLGRTPGNIVAIRPLRDGVISDFEITQKMLKHFINKAIGKMLFKPRIIVCVPSGVTEVEKKAVIDASNQAGARKTYLIEEPIAAAIGAELDISKPTGNMVIDIGGGTTDIAVISLGGIVVSKSIKVAGDKFDEAIIKYIRKKHNMMIGERTAEDLKIRIGTAFPREKEVYMDVRGRNLVSGLPRTIRISSTEMLEALEEPVTAIADAVHSVLERTPPELSSDLSNKGIIMTGGGSLLYGLDKRISKRTGIPVKVAEDAVSCVAIGTGKALESIDILENGLITEEDTRKYY